A window of Fusarium oxysporum Fo47 chromosome II, complete sequence genomic DNA:
GTCTTACTAACCGTTAAATATTGCAAGTTATTTAAACTAAGAAAACCAAGATCTAGCTCTAGGGTAAGACAATTGATAGTGAAACGCTAATCTTGTGTTACATAAGCATGTTTCCCCTAAGATTTGGCCTAGGAATTTCATTCACTTCAACTCTCTTTAGACCCCTAAGATGCCTCCAATCCAACTCAGACTCCCTAAGCCAATTCACCGAAAATGCCGAGATGAACTGAATCGGTGTTGACGTAATGACACATTTCCCCTGCAAGGACTTAGGATCAATGCCGGTCTGCCGCCCTGCTTTCCTTTCCTGTTTGGATCCACAAACGAAACCGAGATTCGGATTGAGCCCCGGGTTTCAATTCCTGCTAGCTTGCATATCGTTCGGGCGTGGAGACATCCATGTTTTGTTATTGCACCCTGACAAGTCGACCTGGAGATATGGCTGGGTGCTGCATCTACATCTCAGGGTCTGGCTACAAACACTTCACCTACAAATACGGCCTCTCTCCATGCGTTTTATTAAAGTGGTAAAACAAATACTTCTCATCTGTCCAAGATTCCAAGACAGTATTGAATTCATCAAGattcttccatcatcatggcttccACAACTCGAGGCCCTATTCTCTCTcatatcctcatcctccttgttGCTATGCTTAACCTGTGCATTTTGTCCTACGATGCAAGCATGATCAACAACTTGAACAAAGTCAAACCGTACTATGACTGTTTGTCCACCAGCCTGGACTCGGTCTTTCTTGCTAACAACCTGGGTCAGATTTCAACCTCAATAGCGACATTGTCGGTCTCAACGGCGCTATTATTAGTGCTGGATGCATTGTTGGCGGCCCGCTTGTTGGCCCTATCGTTGATCGCTGGGGACGGAAAGCCGGCCTGCTGATGGGCTCAGTATGTATCCTCTTGGGAGTTGCATTGCAGGCATCTGCGGGTGGAGGTATGCTGAATCGTCGTCAATTATCAGTCCATCAGTCAATGCTAACAGTCGTCATTATTAGTTCCACAGCTCATCGTCGGTCGCTTCATCATCGGTGTCGCTACTCTGGTAAACGGTTCTATCGCACCCATGTGGGTGATGGAGTTGGCTTCACCAAAGTACAGATCTGCGCTATCAAACTCCGTCGTTACGTCCGTACCATTTACCTCGTTTCTTGTATCGTGCATGACTCTAGGAATACATAATGCGAAGTCCGACTGGGCATGGAGAGGAATCATGTTTGTGAGTAAATTCAGAACTTCAAGAACTCTCTTCTAAGGCATGGAAAATAGGGAGAAGCAATCCCATCGATTATCAGTCTCTGCCTCTTGCCATTTGTTGACGAAAGCCCACGATGGCTGTTAGCCAAGTGTCGCAAAAATGAGGTAATAGCTAATCCTCCCTGTAGCTACCTGTCTGCTAACCCTCAAGGCCACCGAGATCCTCGCTCGGCTACATTCGAACGGCAATCATGAACATCCCGTGATTGTGGCAGAGATACAGGAGATTCTCGGTGCTTTGGAGCAAGAGAAAAAGACCAACGGAGGTTGGAAAGAGCTAATATGGCCCGGTATGGCTAAACCCTCTTTTATTCTCTGTGATTTCTCTAATAGTGATAATAGTCCCCAACTTGAAGAGGTTCAGCATCTCTGTCCTGGTGAATATATTTTACCAAATCTTAGGAGGAAACATGATCCTGTAAGCTCGAGGAGGTTTAGTACCTGGACACTTTCACCAACATTAACACCTGCAGGTATTTCTCTTCCTCTATAATAGGAAACCTCCGAATCGAGAACCCTGCAACtgtcatcaagatcaacatgGGACTGTTGTTATTCAAAACCCTCTGCAGCGTGGGTGGCGTATTTATTATCGACTGGATCGGGGTTCGCAAGCCTCTTAGTAAGTCTCGAGATCTTGACTCATGGTGGTATGAGACTAAAAGACTTCGCAGTCGCTGGCACGTCCGCCATCGTGGCTCTTTTCGGTCTTCTCGCCGGTTTATCATACCTTGCCGATATCCATCCTGATATCCCCGGATATGCTATCAGCGCTCTGATTGTTGTAGCATTGTTCCTCCTAGCGGTCTCTACCAGCTGGTCAGTTCCTTGTAATCTTGTAGGCGATTCTGGATCATACTAATAGTACTGTAGGATGCTTCTTGCCTATACATACCCTATTGAGGTCCTCAAATACTCTCAACGAGCCAAGGGTGTAGTAGTTGCTCAGGCTATCGGTTATGCTTTCAGTTTCCTGAACCTCTATACTGCGCCAGTGGCTATCGAGAAGATTGCTTGGCGATACTACGCAATTAATGGCGGGTGGGACCTCGGAATATTGCTCATTGTAGTATTGATGTTTGTTGAGACCAAAGGCAGGACTCTAGAGGAGATGGATGAACTATTTGAAGGCGTGGGTTATAATGATGGTATGACGATTGGGCAAAACACTGTTGCTAGACTGGAACAGGAGGAAAGTGCTGGCACTGGAAGCATTAATAAGAGCCGTTCTACGACCTCCGTTGATACAGACTAAGTAGCCAGGACTTATTACTATAGAAACTACTTTAAGTCCTATTGAATACACTGTAGCTCTTAGGTACAGTAAGGAACTCATCGTTAGACTCCCTGCAGTGTACTTCTATTTACTAACGCACTTGAACCAGTGGATGTGATTGACTTGATAGGTCTGAGACTGAGGACAAGTTATTAACTCTTTATCGACAAAAGCTGATTGTATTACATTGTTTCTATGTCTGCTAATTCTCAAGATAATTTCCTTATTGTTTTCAATACGTTTCTTGATAGGCGTGAGGCTCTGTAGGCCGACCGGGTGAACATGCCTGCCTCGGCTATTTCATTTGACATAGGGATCCTATCCTGTGAATTAGGCGTGCCGCTCACGAGGCCACGGCGAGTTCATGGGGATGCAGGATTATCCCTGCCCCGCCAGAGGCAGAGCAAGGACACCTCTAGAATGAAGTAATTGAATGAGTAGTATTACGTACTGCGTTCTTGGTTCTAAAAAAGCAGCTACCTAGTCGGCGCGAGTATTGATCTGATATGTCCATTAGCTAAAGAAGTGCGGCGTGTATTGTATATTCGCTCTATAGATCTCATCAGGGACCTAAGATAGCCAGTGTTTGTAATTAATATGTAACCTTGACGTTAAGCTATTAATCTATTGATGCTTTTCTGATATCACACTATTTAAGTAATGTTCTCACCTTGTCTTAGTATTATTAGGAATCTCTTTAAGCTGAAATGACTTCTCTTAAACTTctattagtattaaattcTTATTATCTACTCTTAATTGAAACACTATAACATCCTATATTAAGGATAAGCAGGGAgagttaattaataaaggtgATTATGCTTAGATACGGTTCCGTGGAGGTAGATGCAAGGGTGGTATTCAGAAGATTataaaggtattatttaaACATCAGCATGGTCATGAAGTTTCGCATAATCTAGGAACTCCGGAGCATAAATAAAACAGCTTTATAAGTATTGCACTTATAAGGTGTAAATGATTAATGTATTATTACCTCAAAGCCGCTAGTATTATTCTCATCTTGTCCTTTATCATCTATTGTCCTGGATGACTATAATTGAGGCTATTATAAACAAGGCCATTAACAGGGACGCAGTAAGTCGCTGTTCTACTGCTCCCAATAGTTCAATGCGTCTTCTCACATTAGCACGTAGTCTtgctgtctcttctctccgcGAACAGTAAACAATGCCTGGTGCCAGTCTAAAGCCAGGTTGGACCACATATGGCTCTTTGGTGGCCAACGCGTCAATGCTCAAATACCTTGCTTCTGGCCAATTGTCGACTGGGTTAGCCTTATGGGTAGGCGATTAGGACGTACGCTCATGAGAGAACGTGCCATCTGGTTGGCTCTTGCTTAGTGGACTGGTTTCCACTCGTATCTTATGGACAAACAGAGGAACAGTTGAATGCGGCAAATTTCCGCTACTGAGTGGAGGACCCAGGGAGTATTGACTGAGAATCTGGATTTGGATGCATGTGCAGGCGGATTATACAAGATGCATTTCTGATTGGAGGGGTTTTCATTGTCGCATTACTGATATAATTCTAAATTATTAATGCTatctttttatcttatataactTCTATTTTTCATCTAGGttatatatctataatataGATTTTACTATACTCTCTTTATTTCTTGCCCGCATGCCTAGTCAAACACATCCATAACATACCTCACATTCCTTTGTTCATCGAACCACTTCCTTGCCTCGTCCAAGCCTATGTCACCCCCAGatctcttctcaatctcggTCTTCACTTTGAGCATAACCTCTTTAACCGAATCAGCCATCGCCCTTGAGCCACACACATACACCATGGCGCCCTTGTTCCAGAGATCGATAAAGTCCTCCTTGTCTTGCCAGATCTGATCTTGGACATATCTGCACCCTTCTCTATGTCGACTGTACGCTCGACGTACCTGTACTGCGCCAAGCTTCTGCCAACTATCGAACTCGTCGCGGTAAAGATCATCTTGGTCAGGAGCACGACAACCGAAGAAGAGCAGAGCTGGCGCAAGAGTGCGACCTGAATCATATATAATGGCGCGTTGCTGTATAAAGCCTCGGAACGGCGCAAGTCCTGATCCAGCGGCAACACAAATTATGGGCGTACATTCTGGGTTTGAGGGGAGGCTGAAAGCAGCAGGCGATGAACGGATGGCCACTTGGAGCGTGTCACCCTCAGCTAGAGAGTCGAGGTAAGAGGTTGCGACGCCGTTGTATGTGCCGTGGCCTGAAAAGGCGGGCCCTTTGAGGACCGAGAAGGTAATAGTCGCATGAGCCTGATTCCATAGGGGAGACGAGGAGACGGAGCTAAAGAGGGGAGGTCAGTAGGTTGTGAAGCGACATGGCAATGGAATTCTTACTATTGACGAATTCGAATAGATGGCAACATCTGCAAGAAGTCTCCGATAGATAGTTCGACAGAGGGATACCGTTCCAGGATTTCCAGAACTGATACGCGCTTGTTGCTGATCTCCTCAACATAACTTTCCTGGGATAACGAGGTGAGAGCAGCTTTGGTCTCTACTTCGGACGCAGCTTCAGCAATAATAAGAAGGTTCTATCACGGCCAGTTAGAATTATGCCACATGTGTGCTTGACTGTTCTTTTTCTCACCCTCTTTGTGGCCGGCTGTGAAAGCTCAACATAGGAGCTTAATACATCCATTGCTGATACAGACGTGTCAGTCGGTAGGGCAGCTGGCGTACTGCTCGAAATTTTCAAATGAGCATCCATTGGAAGCCTGAACCTCCTCAGGGCTCGGCGAACAATCTCATGGGGATTGATGGGCAGAACAGCAAGGTAGTCTCCTGCTGTGTATCCAGTGCCTTCAGGTAATTGTATCTCAATGTGTTTCTTCTTGGATTTTACATCGATGTTACTTGTTAGTGTCTTGGTAGAGACCACTGTTGCCTCCTTGACATCTTGACGGAGGGTAAGGGTCCTAAAGGTACAGCTCTTGACGCTCAGTCCCTTGTCCGTAAGCATTGTTTTGCAGTCAGGCTTGTAACGCTTTTCAAGAGCAGGCCACAGAATGTTATCTTCCCATGTCTCAAAGTCACTGAAGACCATGTTCTGAGATACATCGGCAAGACCCATGTCCACAAGTCGAGTAGCGCCATGCTTTGCGAGACTACGGTCCACAAGCCTGGGAATGCGGTGGAAGGTCAGCACCCAATCCCTGTGACCACAGCCAAAAACAGCATACGAGACGTCCTTGAatggcttctcttcttgggCAGCATTCTCAACCCAGGCAACAAAATGCCCAGCATTGTCAGGGGGTTGGCCTTCGTATGATGCGGTGATGATAACAACAGGTTGATCTGCAGGAAGATTCCCGTTTGCCATGTCAAGACAATCAATCTTTGTGACGCGGAACCCATGCTGCGCGGCATCAGTTGCAACTCTCTGGGCCAAAGACTCGCATGTTCCACTATTAGATCCGTATAAGATTGTTATAGGGATACCGTCTTCAGCGTCAGCAGACTCGCCATTCGTCCCATTCGCCTCGCCTGTCGCTAAAACAGGCAGACCAGCCAGTCGGCGCTCAAGGGTGGTCGGCGTAAGATTATCCCTCAAGACTGCCCGCATATACATATCTTTGGGCTTGATGGTCAAGGTCTGCTTGAAGCCTAGATGATAATTGGGGTCAAGAACAAAATTGAAATTCTGCAGAAGCATAACCATGACCAGCAGAGATTCCTGCCAAGCAAATGGTCTTCCAATGCAGGCTCGCATGCCATTACCAAACGGCTTCCACGAGTTAGGGAATTCCTTGTTCATTCTGGCAAAGTTTTCGTCGAACATGCGTTCTGGCCTGAACTTGTCGGCGTCGTCGCCGAACACCGTGGGGTCGAGTTGTGATTTTGcgaggaggttgatgattGTTTCGCCAGCCTTGACGGGATACTTGTTCCCAAGAAGAGTGTCTTCAAAGGCTTCGACAGTGAAGAGAGGGATAGTCGCGTTGAGACGAAGGGTTTCTCTCAGAACACCATTCAGATATGGAAGCTTAGAGAGATGTTCCACCTGAATAGGTCCTTTCCCGACCACCCGATCCGCCTCATTCTGAGCAAGCTGGTAGGCATCTGGATGAGTGAGGAGTTGGTAGAAAGCAAACGATAGGAGCCCCGAAGTAGTTTCGTGCCCTGCAATAAGAAAGGTGATCAAGTTATCCATGATACTCTCGTCAGTCATCTTCTTACCAGTTTTTGTGTCGACACCTTCAAGCATAGCTGCCAAGAGGTCCTTCCGCGTGCTTCCATCTGCCTTTCGGGCTTCAAGAACCTCCCTGGCAGTATCTCTCATGATTTCAATATCTTGCTGATATTTGCGGTCGCGATCGCGGTAGACAATTCCAGGTAAAGGCAATCTTCGAGGCTTTTCTCCAGCCTCTGTGAGAAACTCACCCATTGCCTCAATGAATGGATGGAGTACTGGAGAATAGTAGCTGTTGAATCTATAGCCCATAGAGCATAACGCCAAGGTGTCTAAGGTAAGACGAGTAAAGTCATCGGTTACCATGATGGGCGAGTTCGGTCCGTATCGTGCCCACTTGAGAGCAAGTTGGGAGGCAATGTCGTGCATCTCGTCGAACATGCGCTGGATCGACAATGGCCCGAAAGCTGGCATCAGCACTCTGTGAGCAATGCCCCAGTTCTCCTCTCCAAGTCTGGCCTGCCTCTCTGTTTAGGGTATGCTCTGTCGCCGTTACCGAGCAAACTTACGGTAAAAAGCCCGTCGTGAACTCCATCTCGAATTTCCTATCAAatcatcagcctcagtgCCTCCCTAAGAGCATACTCTGACGTACAGTGAGTGCTGAATTAACACATTTCTTGAACCGCTTCTCATTGCATGTCTCGTTGACCAAGGCTTGTGTAGATACGATCACGACAGATCGGCCGGGGAATTTTAGTCGATAAATCTCGCCTTGCGATGAATTGTTAGTTGATTGCAGTGGCCCTTCAATCGCAAGATGATGCTCACCATGCCGTTCAGCGAGCGATACCATAGAACCCAGAGGGAATTCGGGGTCGATTGATGTAATGTTACCTAGCAAAGGCAAGCCCGAAGGGGATGGGATCTCAACTGTCCCCGCCATAATACTTTGATGCTTAGTTTGCCGTAGTTCAGTCTACGGCCTCTGTGTCAGAGTAcataaagaagaaggatttTTGACGCAATTTTGTATGCTCCACGACATGGGACCACAAGGGTCAAAGTTTTGCAGGTGCCTCGGCTCATGACGAATGCATTGACCAGGGCAGTTCTACTCTCCATGGCCTAACAAGAAATGTCAGGGTCTTGTCAATTTTGTTGGGACGTGATGTCTTCTCCCACAGGCCGAAGATAGTATATGAGCTCGAAGAAAGGTCCCTGAAGTCGGCCAAAATGTTGAGTCAGTACCTCGGTGAGACCCACTTAGTCCCGAAGTGCCGAGGTGCAGTGGTGATCATCGTACTTAGCTAGAAGCATTATCTCGATAACATGAAGTCTGGGACTTGGCGAGATAAGATTCTATTGTATCCCTCTACCTTGTCGCTGAATTACTTCTTCGGAGATGGGCAGTTTCTTCAGAGTTAACGACAAAGTTACAGTCACCAATAGCATCATAACGAGCACCATGACCCCCACCTAGAAAGAATTTCCGAAGGAGTCATCAGGTATGAAATTGGCGAATGGTGTCCAAAACGCCGATAACATCCCCGTCGATGCGAAATCATAGTCCTCGGAGTCATCAAGCCACTGCGCAGTCTCAATTCCCTGCGTTTCTGGTGAAACTGTTGGGTCTCGTGAAACGACCTCAGCTTCTCGAAGCCTTTTCTCGACCATGGTCCTAGCGCGGTCGAATAGCTTATACGCCGCATCGGCAGAGACATAAGCCTTTCGCATCTCATTTAGAGCTAACAGGCAGAGCCCCAAGTTATTCTTTGCCAGCTGGATAGATGATAAGTTTGATGATGTTATTTCAACCAGGTAGACTAGGATTGGCAGGCCAATGGTGAGCATGCAAATAAACTGTTAATGTGATAGTGCCTGGAGGTGTCTGGGTACGCACGCAATCGAGTGGGAGAACTTTATCAGATCTTCTGCTATTATGCAATTAACGGCGTAGGTTGGGTAAGTAGCTGCAGTCCGAAGCTTGTTATTGGCAAATATTTTCAAAAATCCTTCTCCTATGCAGGAACTCTATGCGGTGTTTGTGGAGGAATGGCCGATAAAGTGCTATGATAGCTGCTCTGCAACTGTTTAGCCTGTGGCTATTTGCGATCCCCTAAAATCTACTAAGCATGAAGCCAAAATTGACATAAATGAGATGCTAGCACTGGACTCTGGTCATTGCGAGTGCTACTTGGTACCGTACTCATTGTGCTTTTGTGCGTGAATCCCTGGATCTGGCGTCCACAAAGTGTCTTGTAGGCACTGTCTCAACCAGTAGCCTCTCTCAAGGTATGGGCAATCGTCACGCCAGCGTGAACGTTTTCCGCTGTAGGGTAGGTAGAACCGTTCCAGCTCTTACCCACATTGATTTAGGCTGATTTGTATGGTGTTTTGTGAAAAATGCATCTCTGCTCTAAATTTTCGTGCCCTGCATGCACCAGTGGGATTACTAAAGGCATATACAAAGGCGAGTGACCTACGGCAGTTTTATGCCACTTGAAGAGACTACCCCAAATGGCAGTTTGGCCCAAATTACCACCAGCCTCGTGGTTAGGGGGATATTAATTATCctctaatatttataaaattttCTTATTAGCCCTATTATTACATAAGTTAGAATATTAGAATATAAATCCGCCTAGGATAATACTCTACTTTAtgtattataataaactagATATCTACTATACTAAATATTACTCCTATATATAGGCGTCCTAGAGGATATCTTAAGCCTAAGACTAATGCCTTATTCCTATATAAGTGCCAACACTAACAgattaataagtattttcTTAAGTCTTATTAtcctaatattattaatagcCGCCACTAAAGCCACTAATTAAGGCTAAACTTTTacctattattaaagtatatacTCATAGCATTTAAGGCTTGTTAATACCAGAGAGTAGCCTAGATGCAGGAGACTAAGCGCTGCTTATTATGAGCCTGCTAGAAAAGGGTATTCCTTTAGGCATTAAAGATAagtttataaataaatttatttataaatataaaaattcggtttaattattattatttccTGTATATAGGTCTAACTATAGTAACTACTTTAGTTAGCTAAATAAGTTAATACTTATCCGCCCTTATCTCTCTATTAGttttaatactaattaattaattagatatattagtaatattaaagatGTAAGTCACTTAATAACACTCCTTGctaggtatttatattagatacTAAAGCAGCTAATAAAGATGGCATATACTTATAGGCTAAATAAaatgctaataataaatataaaaaagcaGTTATAAGAACTAAAAAGATTTAGAAATTAGACCTAACTATTAAGTTTCAGGATTAGATAAATCAGTATATAACTAACTATATTAAAGCATATAGGATTCGCGATATACCTGCTAGTAAACTACGCCATTCCTCGGTAAAGCTTActaaagaaatatttaataacGCTTAAGCATGTTTAGAGCCAAAGCAAGGGTAAGGCTGTTTTCTAGTAATGGCGACTTAGTGACTAACTAACTGCTGAATCTAGTAATAATATGCCTTACGCAGTCTCagatattaatatcttaaatGAGCACGCAACTCAGCAAGCAGACATAGTCTATAGGCCTTGCTATTACCTTTCAGGGTACCAAAGCACTACAAAGAGTTAGCACGACGAGTATTACAATAAATCTTCCGCACCTGAGCAACGCCTTATTTCATTTAAGGACCCCAAGAATAAGACTTGGGCACAGCTGGTCATAATTGAACCCGATGGTGATAACGACATCGACGAGACGCCTGAGATGGACTTCCAAGTCACATTAACATATACTGGAATGGGAGTTTTCGATGTAAAGAGAGGTCTTTGGTAATGTGGACTTGTCTTTTAGGTGTGACTTCTACTAACATCTCGATAGGGACATTAACGACTTCCGGACACTGCTGCCACAATTGGCATCTACAGCACCGTCGGATTGCCATAAGCCTCTTTACAAGACAAACAAGCTACTTTTAGCATATGGAGTCAACCTTATTGTTAAATTACCGCAGATCATGGATCGGGATGTGGCTAGTAGACTTCGACTGATGCCTAGTTTGATAGATAACTTGCCGTTGACGTTGGTTAACGGAAACGACTTGCATACCCAGCCACAGACAAATAATGCTTACCCAGTCTTGTTAGCTGTTTGGCTGATAAGTGTTAGGAGATGAAGGAGCTCCCATAAGTTTGGTCATTGGCGCAAGACATGGTTTCGTTGTCAGGTTGATGCAGACATGGAGCCACTTCTGTCGTATTAATTGATTAATGAGAGACAACAATGGAGCCAAACGACAAGAAGACATGGGAAATTGTATGGAAGGTGAGCATTGCTGACTTGCTCTATTTTCCGTGTTGTAAGATGCCACTCACTTCATTTGATATTGACAACTGATGGAAATAAAATGCATTTGTTATTGAcaacgttgatgatgatgatgatgatgagcctCTAACACGCTAACCAATCTGATCTAAACAGAGCTTCTAGAATAACTAACAATGTAGCTACCTGTGCATGTCGTTGATGTTTCGAGGAGGACGGATATTCCTGTGATTATTTCCAGTCGGCCTTGCGACTTAGCCAATAAGAGCACTGTGACATGCAATTCATTTCGCTTCAATGGCGGATCTGGGCTTAGCCCGTGGACTATTGAGAAACTATTGGCATTAGCTTACTATTCCCACGCACATTACTCCTATTTCCTTTGTGCCGCTGGATAgatttcttcctcttttgttttatttcttcccAACTAACTACTTCTTTTTTAACGGCTTGAAGCCACTTGATCTGCCAAAATGCGATTTTCTGCGTTGGTGTTGTCCATCTTTCTTGGCGCTGTTTCAGCGGGTCCTTGCCGACCTTCTAGCGTCGAGAACAGTTCTGAAACCACTGGACTTATTGGTGTGACGACGATCGAATCGCTCTCCTCAACTTTCGCAGCGACTGTGTCAACTAAGCCAGGTGGCGCGACAACGGCTGCTATCACATCTATCGTCGAGACTACGACAGAATCAAGCGCGGTTGCTGCTACCactactgctgctgctagCATATGCAATGCACCAG
This region includes:
- a CDS encoding major facilitator superfamily domain-containing protein, with the protein product MASTTRGPILSHILILLVAMLNLCILSYDASMINNLNKVKPYYDYFNLNSDIVGLNGAIISAGCIVGGPLVGPIVDRWGRKAGLLMGSLIVGRFIIGVATLVNGSIAPMWVMELASPKYRSALSNSVVTSVPFTSFLVSCMTLGIHNAKSDWAWRGIMFATEILARLHSNGNHEHPVIVAEIQEILGALEQEKKTNGGWKELIWPVPNLKRFSISVLVNIFYQILGGNMILYFSSSIIGNLRIENPATVIKINMGLLLFKTLCSVGGVFIIDWIGVRKPLIAGTSAIVALFGLLAGLSYLADIHPDIPGYAISALIVVALFLLAVSTSWMLLAYTYPIEVLKYSQRAKGVVVAQAIGYAFSFLNLYTAPVAIEKIAWRYYAINGGWDLGILLIVVLMFVETKGRTLEEMDELFEGVGYNDGMTIGQNTVARLEQEESAGTGSINKSRSTTSVDTD
- a CDS encoding cytochrome P450; the encoded protein is MAGTVEIPSPSGLPLLGNITSIDPEFPLGSMVSLAERHGEHHLAIEGPLQSTNNSSQGEIYRLKFPGRSVVIVSTQALVNETCNEKRFKKCVNSALTEIRDGVHDGLFTARLGEENWGIAHRVLMPAFGPLSIQRMFDEMHDIASQLALKWARYGPNSPIMVTDDFTRLTLDTLALCSMGYRFNSYYSPVLHPFIEAMGEFLTEAGEKPRRLPLPGIVYRDRDRKYQQDIEIMRDTAREVLEARKADGSTRKDLLAAMLEGVDTKTGKKMTDESIMDNLITFLIAGHETTSGLLSFAFYQLLTHPDAYQLAQNEADRVVGKGPIQVEHLSKLPYLNGVLRETLRLNATIPLFTVEAFEDTLLGNKYPVKAGETIINLLAKSQLDPTVFGDDADKFRPERMFDENFARMNKEFPNSWKPFGNGMRACIGRPFAWQESLLVMVMLLQNFNFVLDPNYHLGFKQTLTIKPKDMYMRAVLRDNLTPTTLERRLAGLPVLATGEANGTNGESADAEDGIPITILYGSNSGTCESLAQRVATDAAQHGFRVTKIDCLDMANGNLPADQPVVIITASYEGQPPDNAGHFVAWVENAAQEEKPFKDVSYAVFGCGHRDWVLTFHRIPRLVDRSLAKHGATRLVDMGLADVSQNMVFSDFETWEDNILWPALEKRYKPDCKTMLTDKGLSVKSCTFRTLTLRQDVKEATVVSTKTLTSNIDVKSKKKHIEIQLPEGTGYTAGDYLAVLPINPHEIVRRALRRFRLPMDAHLKISSSTPAALPTDTSVSAMDVLSSYVELSQPATKRNLLIIAEAASEVETKAALTSLSQESYVEEISNKRVSVLEILERYPSVELSIGDFLQMLPSIRIRQYSVSSSPLWNQAHATITFSVLKGPAFSGHGTYNGVATSYLDSLAEGDTLQVAIRSSPAAFSLPSNPECTPIICVAAGSGLAPFRGFIQQRAIIYDSGRTLAPALLFFGCRAPDQDDLYRDEFDSWQKLGAVQVRRAYSRHREGCRYVQDQIWQDKEDFIDLWNKGAMVYVCGSRAMADSVKEVMLKVKTEIEKRSGGDIGLDEARKWFDEQRNVRYVMDVFD